Part of the Triticum urartu cultivar G1812 chromosome 2, Tu2.1, whole genome shotgun sequence genome, cacggaacttatttttggaaggaaagcaacccaggagacttggagtccacgtaagggaagcaacgagaaggccacgaggcagggggcgcccaccccctgggcgcgccctccaccctcgtgggcccctcgtggctcccctgacgtacttcttccgcctatatatctccatataacCTAAAACaaccgggagcacaatagatcgggagttccaccgccagaagcctccatagccaccgaaagccaatctagacccgttccggcaccctgtcggagggggaacccctctccggtggctatcttcatcatcccggtgctctccatgacgaggagggagtagttctccctcggggctgagggtatgtaccagtagctatgtgtttgatctctctctctcatgttcttgaggtgatatgatcttgatgtatcgcgagctttgctattatatttggatcctatgatgtttctttcCCCTCTACTCtattgtaatggattgagtttccccttttgaattatcttatcggattaagtctttagagatttgagaacacttgatgtatgtcttgccgtgtgtatctgtggtgacaatgggatatcacgtgattcacttgatgtatgttttggtgatcaacttgcaggttccgccaatgaacctatgcatagaggttggcacacgttttcgtcgtgattctccggtagaaactttggggcactctttgaggttctatgtgttggttgaatagatgaatctgagattgtgtgatgcatatcgtataatcatacccacggatacttgaggtgacattggagtatctaggtgacattagggttttggttgatttgtctcttaaggtgttattctagtacgaactctacggctgtttgtgacacttataggaatagcccaacggattgattggaaagaataactttgaggtggtttcgtaccctatcataatctcttcgtttgttctccactattagtgactttggagtgactctttgttgcatgttaagggatagttatgtgatccaattatgttattattgttgagagaacttgctctagtgaaagtatgaaccctaggccttgtttcaacacattgcaataccgtttacgctcacttttatcattcattaccttgctgttttatattttcagattacaaaaattattatctaccatccatataccacttgtatcactatctcttcgccgaactagtgcacctatacaatttaccattgtattgggtgtgttggggacacaagagactctttgttatttggttgctgggttgcttgagagagaccatcttcatcctatgcctcctacggattgataaatcttaggtcatccacttgagggaaatttgctactgtcctacaaacctctgtacttggaggcccaacaacgtccacaagaagaaggttgtgtagtagacatcaccctcttctgctgctaaattttcTTTAGCTTCTACCATCTCTTCACGTACGCATGCCACCTCTGCGTCATGCTGAGCTTTATCCGCCGGGTCTACCACGACAGTTAACAGggtcgtcagtttatccatgaggtccatcagaatctgagccgggggcgcgcggggtctccagACCCAGCTGCGGCCGACCCGATGGTTGTAGCCGCTGCTGCtgtggagttctgcccgggctgtgttcctgccatgaagactccggcctaATTCGGCGACTCAAGGGGGGCCAGAATACTGCTGTCATCGGAACATCCCCGAGCATGCCATCCCGCAGCTGATACAAAGAATCCGTCTCACCCGTTGATGATGTGGCATCAGAACAGACGGCCATCTCACCGCCATCCACCGATTCTTCAGAGTATTAACCGCCGTGGATGCAACCTAcaaaggcatgcttcacgacatATTGAACACGGGTGGACCTCGCGCGCTGAGTCGTTTCGACGAGGTTGGTGTGGATGTCCGACTCAGGGCccgactcgccgatccggccgatgaagacgtgaattccgccgaaggggacccggtacccgtactcaatcaagccggcctcggggccccagccttcgccgtcgatgtagagcttgtcgcgacgactcttggtcatccggctcacagcgtatcccttgagcccttcgaagtttcccttcaagaactcaaatccaccgtgcgcgggccccatggtgggcgtcaactgtcgtggaattgtcatgacAGATGTCCTAGTAGAAGGACTTAGCCATCGCAACTAcgaagcttaaaggggttgatcgggacaaaggacacgagagattttatactagttcggccccttacgatgaaggtaaaagcctacgtctagttgtgttgatattgctgggttttcgatcaccaagaggctagttcgccgtcttggttatcgatctcttgtttcttgccctaagccgccatcggatcgtccccttatatacacgggttgatgcctggcagcctacagagtcccggccggctcataaatcgtgtccggctcggtgacttcttttacctgcctttccttacaagtctttccttatatacgacggtttacaatattggtccttaagccgcctctaggccttTAGGCCTTCCATAAGctttaataaactatcaccttgaatgTTTACTAGGCTTCCTTTgtgacccgccattggggctgacccggcccctcctgggcgggtcataaccgatagctatatccccaacaataaggctcctgccagttgccgataacttttacaaaatatgatcatctcatacaataacgtatatcacatcatgtcttgagcatatcacatcacaacatgccctgcaaaaacaagttagacgtcatctactttgttgttgcaagttttacgtggctgctacgagcttctagtaagaaccgttcttacctacgcatcaaaacctcaacggtgatttatcaagtttgctgttttaaccttcaacaaggaccgaccacaatcaaatttgattcaactaaagttggagaaacagacacccgccagccacctttatgcaaaacctagttgcatgtttgtcggtggaaccggtctcatgaacgtggtcatgtaaggttggtccgggccgctttatccaacaatactgccgaatcaaaataagacattggtggtaagcagtataaCGATCACCgtccacaactctttgtgttctactcgtgtatatcatctacgcatagacctagctcggatgtcactgttggagaacgtagcatgtaattaaaaaaaatcctacgctcacgcaagatctatctaggagatgtatagcaacgagagggggaaaGTGTGTCTACGTACCTTCGTAGATCGAAAACGGAAGCGTttgataacgcggttgatgtagtcgaatttATTatcggcccgaccgatcaagcaccgaacgtatggcacctccgagttttaatACTAGATGAAGAGCTAACATTAAAGGCCACTTGAATTGTACGCCATAAAAGTTTGGCGAGCGGACATTTCAGAAAGAGGTGTTTTATATTCTCATATTGATCACAAAAGCAACATCGCTTACTACCCTCCCATCTCCTTTTGGCTAAGTTATTCCTTGTAAGAATCATTTTCTTGTAAACAAACGAACGAACCGCATGAATATCATATCTAGATGAATTGGCCTAGGCCGCAGTGAGCAAGTGTTGAATGCCACACCTCCCTAGTGTAGACGTAGCTTTCAATTGTATAGTCATGAAAACATCTCCTTCTATTAAAGTAGTATCGtcaaaaaaattgaaataaatccagaaaaaatATAAGTCTAAACATGAACCACCTTATTGTTAAACCGACGGAGATGGACTACGTACTGTTCTTGTTTCTGTAAGAAAAAAACACTTGACATTACGTTAAACGGGAATGAATGTACTAGTCCTCAATAAACTGCAGCAATCACGGACGGGGCGGCCGGTGTTTTGTGCTGCCGCTGTGAAAGCGGGACGCTCGGTCGCGCACGCGGCATTCGCTCGACCACGAAAAGCAGAGAAAAAAGCTGCAGCTACTGAGGTCAGGTGCGGCACTAGTAATGGCGTTGTGGggtactcctactactactagTCTTGCACTCGAATACAACAACAACTGCACACGACACGGTTCCGGTTCAGCCAGCGGCCACATGCAGCCATCATCGCTGGTCAAAGGCAGGTAATTACCGTGTTCTCCGAACAGATCATGTTTACTTTTCAACTCCCCGCATTGCTCATGTTTGATGACACTAGCAATGACTAGCCAGCGTGCTACCATCCATACTTAGAGTATCTACGGCGGGACTTTGCGAACCTGTGTCCTCAAACGTCCGCGAACGCGACCAGGAGCGTTCACGGACAGTGAGCGGTGACGTCTCAAATTAGTTATTTTGCATCTGTCTCTTTCATATTTCATCCCCTAAATCTATATAAAATATGTAAAAAAAAATTTATATACTACACTAGCTACTCTTTATCATTGGAGATGTCGACGACGACGATGTCGGGCACCGGTTGGACGTGCGGGTAGGAGAGCTCCGGCTCATCCCTCTCCTGCTCGACCTCATCTATGTAGGCGAACATCTCCGCCTGGCCTCCGCAGCCGACTCCGGCCTGAGGGAATCGTGGATGGCTTGCTGCTCTGCATGTAGATCCCCGTCGCCAGTGTCTCCCACATCTTcgtcctccttctccttctccagATCCATTGCATCTGGAGGTAGCCCCGCGGCGACCCGGGCTTCGCGTCTAGCCCGGATCTGCTCAAGGAGCTCGACCCAGCACTCCGGCGTCAGAAAGGGCTCGCTCCTCACCCGACGACGTGGGAGCATGTCTACTAGACAGATGGGTGGAGTGGAAAGTGGTGGTCGCGGACAGGAGGAGAAAAATGTGGATGGATGGTAGGGTTTCGGTGCCGCTGGTCGACTTAAATAGTCGGGCGAGGTACTACGCGGCCCGCCGGAGTTGCGCCACGCGGCGCCAACGGTCTGACGGAGGAGACGAGTTTCGGATCGTCGGGTTTCAAGGCGTTTCTGGTTGGGACCCCTTCGTCAGTCCGATATGGCGGGCGTGCCTGGGCGTCCCCATATCCGCCGCATATTTAGGTtggatatgaggggtgccggtCAGCCTGGACGTTTGAGGCCCGTTTGAGGCATCCGTCTAGGTCGAAAAAACATGACCGGTCAGTGATCGGGCGGCCCACCCGGACGTTTCAGGAGGGTTTCAGGcgtccggttgtagatgctcttaggcATCTCTAACGCTGACCCGCAAATTTCTTCGGCATCCGTCCACGGACATCGATGTAGGAACCGGCCATACAACCATGTTTGCATACATTTCAACTACCGCTTGACCTAACCTGACAAGATTCATGCAAACACGATGGATTTCATTTAAGCCGAacgaaattcattacatttcgaacatTTTTCATATAAACCAAATGGAATTTATTACATTTTTTCATATAAACCGGACTAAACCCTACGCTATATCTAAGATCGCGGACGCTTGTTCCCCATGTCTTGCCATGAGCCTCGAGAACTGAAATCTTGGGTTATTGCCTTCGCCTTCTCCAGTTTCGCCTTGGCGCTCTCCAGCTCCACCTCTGTACCTTCGCGTCTGGAGCCCCGGGAAGTGAATTTGTTCGGCTCCACGTCGCTGCCAAATGTCTAATCGGCCAACGATGTTCAGCCCACCAAGATTGGTTTCAATAGGAGGGGAAGAGCGGTGGACTTCTTGGAagccgagcggcggcgacctaccatgcactactcttcctcgctgccgtCGGCGCCCGCGGATGTGCCGGCTTCGTCCTAGAGCTGGCGATGTCCTCCTCGTTATCGCTCTTGCCCCAAACCTCATCTGCCGCCTCATCGAACTCTCTGTAGTTGGCTGCCAATTCAACATAATGGAGGCGGTACAACCAACGGTCGCGGCGGATCTCACAGGTGGACCGGTAGGAGTCAACCAGTGCCTCCTGCTCCGCCACGTCCACATCCAACACGATGGTCGTGACGACGGCGAGTTGCTCCTTCGCGTGCTGGTGCTCCTCGAGGAGGCAGAGGTTATAGTGCTGGTTGGCTTGCACCTATTGCAActtggcctcctcctcctcctcccgcaacATGTCCGTCATCCATTGGGGCGTCGTTAGCTTCCGTCTGCTGGTCGGCCTGCCagtctgaaagtgcaactatccctaggtggttttggtaattcataacaacatatagctcattgagctaatactattccaagatgactatttcaggaaagctcaatgattggcatggcatggatgtgaaagtggaaccctcaaaatactaaggacaaaggattggctcaagctcaaaagctcaagactcttcattttatattttagtgatccaagatcacattgagtctttaggaaaagccaatactattaaggagggatgaggtgttgcttaatgagcctcttgcttcatatGCTTAGTCATATGCttcaaaaccctcaactactttcccatatccacatatgacctaaaccataagccaaactcggtcctaccgattctttctatccggcgccaccgagtttcacttgtcataagccactgccaaaccctagcaattcggttctaccgatagggatctcggtctcatcgagatgggattgcaaactctctgtttccctttcgtaacttttcggtctcaccgaaagagcggatcggtcccaccgagattgcaatgtaaattcagtgtttcctttttgtaacttttcggtctcaccgaaagagcaaatcggtcccaccgagtttgcctgaccaactctctggttagattattaccaaaatcggtcccaccgagtttgtgtaatcggtctcaccgagattacgttatgcccaaaccctaaccatatcggtcctaccgagttgcatgtcagtcccaccgaaaatctctaacggtcactaggtttaccttttcggtccgaccgagtttgttgattcggtcccaccgagattggaaaactgtgtgtaacggttggattttgtgtggaggctatatatacccctccacctcctcttcattcgtggagagagccatcagaacacatacacaattccaactcatatgttctgagagagaaccacctactcatgtgttgagaccaagatattccatttctaccatatgaatcttgatctctagccttccccaagttgctttccactcaaatcttctttccaccagatccaaatcctatgagagagagttgagtgttggggagactatcatttgaagcacaagagcaaggagttcattacctacacaccatttgttacttcttggagagtggtgtctcctagattggctaggtgttacttgggagcctccgacaagattgtggagttgaaccaaggagtttgtaagggcaaggagatcgcctacttcgtgaagatctaccgctagtgaggcaagtccttcgtgggcgatggccatggtgggatagacaaggttgcttcttcgtggacccttcgtgggtggttgcttcttcgtggacccttcgtgggtggttgctttttcgtggacccttcatgggtggagccctccgtggactcgcgcaacccttaccctttgtgggtggagccctccgtggactcgcgcaaccgttaccctttgtgggtggagccctccgtggactcgcgcaaccgttacccttcgtgggttgaagtctccatcaacgtggatgtaggatagcaccacctatccgaaccacgggaaaaacatccgtgtctccaattgcgtttgaattctccaaacccttccctttacattcttgcaagttgcatgctttactttccgctgccaatatactctttgcatgcttacttgaattgtgtgatgattgcttgacttgtcctacaatagctaaaatctgccaagaactacaattgggaaaaggttaagtttttatttggtcaagtagtctaatcaccccccccctctagacatactttcgatcctacacagtCGATAGGAATGGAGGCCATCTCCTTCTTCTTCTATGAGCAGAGGGTGTCCCAGAGAGCTTTGGAGCACGAGGAGGCCATGGCAGGCATGGTGCAGAGAAGAGAAAGGCATCGAAGGAGGATGAATGTGGCTATGACCGGGGTTGGGGTTTATATAGCGGACGGATGGCAATGAGCCGCTGCGGTGTGGTTAATGGTGGGCGGCAGACGCATGGGTGACGTAGGAGTAGGTTCCTCGAGAACCGCGACATTTAATGTAGGAAGGCGGACGAATCGGCGTCGTTTGAATGCGGAGACATATcacgtgcaccgggaagcggcgtgGGTGGCGctcggccggcgcgccgcttcaatgccgacaacaatgagaggtcgcgtcgctctggccgggcatgagtGCGGCACTGACGCTTTGAAGCGATGCTGACTGTTTCGGCGGGAAGAGCACGTGGGCAAAGGAGGGGTTAATTATGAGGCAAGGCAGTTAGAAGTGGACGTGGCAGTGGTCCGGACGCCTGTTTGTCTTCGGCTTGCAAAATGGTAGTTAGAAATGAAATAAAGTTGTGACAAAATAGTTCAAGGACATACCTAATATGGCGAGTTTGTTCTTGTGAGTTGTCGTTATTAAATAATAATATTTTATTGCTTTCTTCACTTTATAAGTGTGCGTTTTTACTTATAGGCCATGGCGTCATCTAAAGAGTGTTTACAACGTGCTACTGTTCCTCAAAGAAGAGAAGTGATTCAATAGAAGAGCCACAACAAGATGTGAAAGAACAATATATTTCAGCCGATATGTGCCAAATGTAATTTTGAAGTGCGTATAGTAAAAGCAACTTACCATGCATATTACttcctccgtttctaaatataagtttttttagACATATTTAGTTGGAACTAGATTACACATATTTAAGCTCAGTTATATTAGTTGGAACTAGATTACACATATTTAGTGGTCAAAATATGTCGCGTTACATATATTTTGCCATCTTAGAGGGTCGTCGAGTGACATTTTCAAAATATGCAACGTTGCTATTCTACATTGCTACTACCAGTTGGCGAGTCTGTCGTCGACGCTCCTCTCGCCGACGGACGAACATTCTTTGGGCTGTGTGACGTggacaaaacaacatgctactaCGACGATTGATTGTTTATACAAGAGAGTATGGTTGTACGTAGTATTCTTTCAGAACGAATGTTTGCCCGTCATTCTTGCAGTAAAGCTTAGACTTTAGACTCGTACCGTATAATTTGGCTAGTTTGTTTAGGAGAAAGCTCGTGTGCGTTATTTATACCAAAAGGAAAGAAAAATCTGAATGATTTGCGTATGTAGAGTAGTATTAAAGCCATCATAAGAGTCGGTATGCACGCTGGATGGTTCCCTTTTCTCTTTACTGCCGCTGCCTTGTGTGGATACTCTTTTGGTTTGGTTTTCTTCCAAGCTAAGCTTTCTTCCTTGTTGCAGAGAAGAAGCGTCTTCCAGAGAAGTTGTTCAGCTCATGCTAATGTACACATAGATATCTAGTCCCCTTTCATATTTTTCTAGTCTGCACATATAATTTGTCTGGAATCAAACTATATAAAGTCTGACCTACATTATAGAAAAAATATTAACATTCACATACGGAAATAATATTATTAGGTGCATCCTGAAATTAAATTTCATACTATACAACTTTAATACTGtagatgttaatattttttaaTACAAAATTGATCAAACTTTGCGTAGTTTGACTCCAaacaaatcttatatgcggacTACTAGCATTTAGCGTCATTTACAATTTTCCCCTACTAAGAAGGAAAAGAAAATCGATGACAAAGTAAAACTAAGAAAAATGGGATGATTTCCAGTTAATGGAATCATTAGGTTCTTTTGGGAAACATTGTAATGAAGATATTAAGGAGACCAATAGTGATGGAGACACACAACACTTTCCACGGGATAAACGTAAAAACTACTCCATTAGTGTTGTTTTTTGTGGCGAATTTTGGAAACTCTATTCAACAAAGCCGTCCACCGAGCAGTCAGCTAGCAGGCTACTTATCAGAAAACCAGGAGGTCCATCGATCCAGCTCTCGATCCTATCCAACTAACCAGCATGCTGGCACACATATGTGCATGACCGTTTGCTGATCTAGATACTTGTTGAATTACAAGGAAAAATCAAAACTATTACCTCCAATTTGCGAAATGGGTGCCACAACTAAACAGGAATCACGGCTAGTGTTCAAGAGGTTAACCACTTCCACGCAGCCCGTTTCCAACACTATCTCGTCGAAGCCACGACGGTCTGCAACGATGACCCCCTCTCGTATCGCCATTGCCTCACCAATGAGAGGATTAGTAAGTCCAAGAAGTGGTTTGCTCCAAGCCCCTAGGAATGATGCAGGGGCTCGTGAGAATATTACATGGAAACCTAGTTTGAAAGGAAACTTTTGTGAAAACCATGTTTGAAAGTTTCAAAATATCAAAGAGAAGTATATGAGATGTTAAGAGGGTGTTGTTCTATTGCCATGTGAAATTCTTAGTTCAAACACATGAGATTTACGAGTTATGAAAAGAACAAATTTTACTAGAACAAGTTTTGCCCAGCTCTGGCAAGGGAGGGACGATGACGGCGGTGTGCCTTCGCCTTACTTCAATGTTTATAGTCATCGCTAGATGGTCTACGAATCTGGATGTAATTTTATTATTTCTTGCATTCGTTGTACTGTCATAATTGAATACGAACGTATTggattttttttctaaaaaaatggaGGGTCTGAGTGGTTGCCATCCATAACCTGGTAGCACCTTGGCCTTGTGCAAATATACAATTCCACCACTGACTACTTGTACTTTGAACCGGCGGGCAGTTGAAGTATATAGTAATATATCCTGTGAATTTGAATCCGAAAGTGTCTATAAAGCCGGAATTAGCCGTAGCATGCATGCAGTGCATGTTCCTAGGGCTAGGACCGACCACTCCACCCACCCCACAGAAAGGAAAGAAAAATGAAAGGTTTGCACTCGAATTCGGCATTTACCGGCAGTTATATCAGCAGCAGCGAGTACACGGTATATATATACTACCGCACATCCACGATTAAGGTAGGAAATTAGCAGACGGGCGAGCCAGGACAGCACAGCTGCGTTCACACCGGACCGGAGTGAGTGAGCAGCCGAGAGCGTACCGTGGACTGAAAAGAGCAGAGGAGGGGGACAGCTCGGGCCAAGCTGTCTTCTTCCTCGCCTGCCTGCCTGCCGCCGCAGCTCAACGCGGCGATCCCGCATTCCCAGCTCGCTTTACTCCCGCCGTCCTCCTCCATTTATACCCCTTCCTTTCCCCGGCAACTTGCATCCCATCCCATATGCGCGTATACCTGCTAGCTCCTTTCACTTTCCCTTCTATTCCAATTCCGTTTTCTTAATGCAAAGCACGAGCACTGCTGCGAACGGCGAAAGCTAGCAGCTCCAGCTACAAGAGCCATCTCTTTCTCTTTCCCTTTCTGCGACTCCACTCACTCGTTCCAGATCTAGAGGTTCTTCCCGGGCCGCCGTCCATGCCAAGGATGGCTTCTCTGGCATTGGCGAGGTGGGTGCTCctggcggcgatggcggcgaggCTCGCCGGCGCTGATGACCCTTACCGCTACTTCACCTGGATTGTGACGTATGGCCCCATCAACCCGCTCGGCGCCATCCAGCAGGTACGCTCGCTACTACCAATGTGGGTGGTCACCTCCCTGCATTTTGCTACATAGATTGGGGCTGGGGGTACCCGAATTCCTCACTCTGCCGTTTCTGGGTGCTTCCCGAATTTTTCATGCCCAAATTCGCCAAAATGTTGGTTCATGCCAGTTTCGACCCAAATTTCTTCACTTTTTTTACTTGCAATTTACTACTACTGATACAGTAAAATTTCCTGTTATAAATAGTCCATACTGATATCGGTGAGGAAAACAAATTTTGGACTGACTGACTGACTGACCAGTAATCGTTGTTCAAGGGCATCCTCATCAACGGGCAGTTCCCGGGCCCTCGCATCGACTGCGTCACCAACGACAACCTCATcgtcaacgtcgtcaacaacctCGACGAGCCGTTCCTCATCACATGGTCCGTCCGTATATTCAATTACTCGCTGCCGCAgccaccctcttcttcctcctctctctctctcttgctcaCTCTCTAGTCTCTACTTGCAAACGCGAATGCAAAATGCAGGAACGGGATCAAGCAGCGGAAGAACTCATGGCAGGACGGCGTGGCGGGCACCAACTGCCCCATCCCGCCCGGCGCCAACTACACCTACAAGTTCCAGGCCAAGGACCAGATCGGCACCTTCACCTACTTCCCCTCCGTCGCGCTGCACCGCGCCGCCGGAGGGTTCGGCGCCCTCAACGTCTACCAGCGGCCCGCTATCCCCGTCCCCTACCCGCCCCCCGCCGGTGACTTCACACTCCTCGTCGGTGACTGGTACCTCGCCGGACACGACCAGCTCCGCCAGACACTCGACTCCGGCGCGCCGCTCCCGTTCCCGGACGCGCTGCTCATCAACGGCATGCCCTCAGCCACCTTGGTGGGCGACCAAGGTAGGCAGCATTCTCATAATCTCTCTTCTGAAACCGGCCGGTAATGAAAATGAAAATTCTTTTGTAACAGTCTTGGTTTTGTTGTTCAGGGAGGACCTATCTGTTGAGAGTGTCCAATGTCGGGATGAAGACGTCCATCAACTTCCGGGTCCAGGGCCATTCTCTGAAGCTGGCGGAGGTGGAAGGCACGCACCCGGTGCAGAACGTCTACGACTCCCTGGACGTGCACGTCGGCCAGTCCGTGGCGTTCCTTGTCACCCTCGACCAGCCGCCCATGGACTACGCCATGGTGGCGTCGACGCGGTTCAACCCGGCCGACATCAGCCCGCTGACGGCGGTCGGGACGCTGCATTACAGCAGCGCCACCTCCATGGCGCCTGACCCGCTCCCGGCAGGGCCGCCGGAGCAGGAGAGCGAGTGGTCGATGAACCAGGCAAGGTCGTTCCGGTGGAACCTGACGGCCAGCGCCGCGCGGCCCAACCCGCAGGGGTCGTTCCACTACGGCACCATCCAGACGTCGAGGACGCTGGTCTTGGCCAGCTCAGCTGCCGTCGTCGCTGGGCAGAGACGGTACGCCGTGAACGGCGTCTCGTTCGTCGTCCCGGACACGCCTCTGAAGCTCCTGGACAACTACAACATCGCAAACGTGATCGAATGGGACAGTGTCCCGGAGCGGCCCGACGGCGGGGCACCACGGCCCG contains:
- the LOC125537482 gene encoding L-ascorbate oxidase homolog; the protein is MPRMASLALARWVLLAAMAARLAGADDPYRYFTWIVTYGPINPLGAIQQGILINGQFPGPRIDCVTNDNLIVNVVNNLDEPFLITWNGIKQRKNSWQDGVAGTNCPIPPGANYTYKFQAKDQIGTFTYFPSVALHRAAGGFGALNVYQRPAIPVPYPPPAGDFTLLVGDWYLAGHDQLRQTLDSGAPLPFPDALLINGMPSATLVGDQGRTYLLRVSNVGMKTSINFRVQGHSLKLAEVEGTHPVQNVYDSLDVHVGQSVAFLVTLDQPPMDYAMVASTRFNPADISPLTAVGTLHYSSATSMAPDPLPAGPPEQESEWSMNQARSFRWNLTASAARPNPQGSFHYGTIQTSRTLVLASSAAVVAGQRRYAVNGVSFVVPDTPLKLLDNYNIANVIEWDSVPERPDGGAPRPGTPVVRLNLHEFVEVVFQNTENEMQSWHLDGYDFWVVGYGDNGQWTENERLNYNLVDAQARHTVQVYPNGWSAILVSLDNQGMWNLRSANWDRQYLGQQLYLRVWTAEQSFSNEYSIPTNAILCGRAAGLPH